A window of Dehalococcoidia bacterium genomic DNA:
ACACCCACCGGAGGCTGGAGAGGGCAGGGGTTGCAATGCTCGACGCCCCGGTCAGCGGCGGTGCGGAGGGTGCAAGAACACGCGACCTGACCATGCTGGTCGGGGGCAACAGCGACACCCTCGACCGCTGCAAGTCGGTTCTGGACGCGGTCGCCAGGACTGTCATGCACGTCGGTGATATCGGCGCGGGCTGCGTGTGCAAGATCGCGCACAACTGCGCCGGGTTCTCACTGGACATGGCGACAATCGAGTGCCTGACTCTGGGAGCGCGGGCGGGGGTGGAGCCGTCGGTGCTGGTGGAGGTTTTCCAGAAGTGCGCAATCGGCAGGAACTTCAACCTGCACACCCGTCTGCCCGATACGCTGTTCAGCGGCGACTTCGAGCCCCGTTTCGCGCTGAAAACGGCGATGAAGGATATGCGGCTTGCCACTGAACTGGCAGAAAACTACGACGTTCCTATGAACCTGACCGGTGTCTGCCAAGCAGAGATGGAGGAGGCCATGACCCGAGGATGGGCCGACCTTGACAGCTCTGCGTTCCTGAGGCTACAGGAGGAGAGGTCGGGGGTACAGCTACGACTGGTGTGAGCGGGTCAGGCCANNNNNNNNNNNNNNNNNNNNNNNNNNNNNNNNNNNNNNNNNNNNNNNNNNNNNNNNNNNNNNNNNNNNNNNNNNNNNNNNNNNNNNNNNNNNNNNNNNNNNNNNNNNNNNNNNGTCCAGGCAGGAGCGTACCAACATCTCCGAGTCCATATTTGCCTGCTGTTCGCAGGCGAGCCTGTCCGCGA
This region includes:
- a CDS encoding NAD(P)-dependent oxidoreductase; the encoded protein is MRVGFIGTGSIGQPMAGQVLAAGFSLVVHDINRSATAPLLEAGAEWGDSPKAVAQQCDIVCTCLPGPPEFQRVVHGANGILEGIAAGSVLVDHTTNSPELVRDTHRRLERAGVAMLDAPVSGGAEGARTRDLTMLVGGNSDTLDRCKSVLDAVARTVMHVGDIGAGCVCKIAHNCAGFSLDMATIECLTLGARAGVEPSVLVEVFQKCAIGRNFNLHTRLPDTLFSGDFEPRFALKTAMKDMRLATELAENYDVPMNLTGVCQAEMEEAMTRGWADLDSSAFLRLQEERSGVQLRLV